From one Lemur catta isolate mLemCat1 chromosome 5, mLemCat1.pri, whole genome shotgun sequence genomic stretch:
- the FAM50B gene encoding protein FAM50B: MAQYKGTMREAGRAMHLIKKREKQKEQMEVLRQRISEDTILKSKVDKKFSAHDDAVEAELKSSMVGLVTLNDMKAKQEALLRERERWLAKREQLEERRLQLKMLRDEQRRQERKRKILRLSFLLDDNDEDGVAGAGKSRRNLGKNPDVDTSFLPDRAREEEETRLWEELRRQWEARREKVKAEEVEITFSYWDGSGHRRTARMSKGSTVQQFLRTALQELRKDFRELRSASVEQLMYVKEDLILPHYYTFYDFIVAKARSKSGPLFSFDVHDDVRLLSDATTEKDESHAGKVVLRSWYEKNKHVFPASRWEPYDPEKKWDKYTIQ, from the coding sequence ATGGCGCAGTACAAGGGCACCATGCGCGAGGCCGGCCGGGCCATGCACCTGATCAAGAAGCGCGAGAAGCAGAAGGAGCAGATGGAGGTGCTGCGGCAGCGCATCTCCGAGGATACCATCCTGAAGTCGAAGGTGGACAAGAAGTTCTCGGCTCATGACGACGCCGTGGAGGCCGAGCTGAAGTCGAGCATGGTGGGCCTGGTGACCCTGAACGACATGAAGGCCAAGCAGGAGGCCCTGCTGCGCGAGCGCGAGAGGTGGCTGGCCAAGAGGGAGCAGCTGGAGGAGCGCCGGCTGCAGCTGAAGATGCTGCGGGACGAGCAGCGCAGGCAGGAGCGCAAGCGCAAGATCCTCCGTCTGTCCTTCTTGCTGGACGACAACGACGAGGACGGAGTCGCCGGGGCCGGCAAGAGCCGCAGGAACCTGGGCAAGAATCCCGACGTGGACACCAGCTTCCTGCCGGACCGCgcccgggaggaggaggagacccgGCTTTGGGAGGAGCTGCGCAGGCAGTGGGAGGCCAGGCGCGAGAAGGTGAAGGCCGAGGAGGTGGAGATCACCTTCAGCTACTGGGACGGCTCGGGCCACCGGCGCACGGCGCGCATGAGCAAGGGCAGCACGGTGCAGCAGTTCCTGAGGACGGCGCTGCAGGAGCTGCGCAAGGACTTCCGCGAGCTGCGGTCAGCCAGCGTGGAGCAGCTCATGTACGTCAAGGAGGATCTCATCCTGCCGCACTACTACACCTTCTACGACTTCATCGTCGCCAAGGCCAGGAGCAAGAGCGGGCCGCTGTTCAGCTTCGACGTGCACGACGACGTGCGGCTGCTCAGCGACGCCACCACGGAGAAGGACGAGTCGCACGCGGGCAAGGTGGTGCTGAGGAGCTGGTACGAGAAGAACAAGCACGTCTTCCCCGCCAGCCGCTGGGAGCCCTACGACCCGGAGAAGAAGTGGGACAAGTACACCATCCAGTGA